The nucleotide window AGACGTCGGTGTCTGTTTGCCTGGTTGTTACCTGTGTAACTAGTTCACCAGCATTGTCTAGCAGATTAGGCTACTAGTTAGCTAGTAAAGGCCAATTCCGGTGTCGCGTATTAAATAATGCCGAGGTTGGTTACCGACAGTACACGAGTTACTAGCTAACTTAAACTGATAGTGTAGTAGTTTCGTTAGTAACTGAAATGTCAACGAGTCGAGTGGTGATAGTTACAGTGAAAGGCAGCCCCGACTGTCGTCATGGGTTCTAACGAACTAACTAGTGAACGTTAACATAGCTAGCCATGTTAACCTGGCTAGCAAGCATGTCTTAGCAAGTTGTCCAAACATTACAGGCTGTCTCGTGCTTGTGATGCATTTACACGCTTGCCAGAATAAGGATGGACCTAGTGCTAAGTTTCGATATAACCAGAATCTTTAGTTCCACCGGTCCACTGACAATCCTCAGATTATTTTAATTTAGCTATGTAGTTATTCTTCTCTATTGGCTAGATGGCGACGAGGCTATGATGTCATGCCGTGTTAGTTATGGTATTTGCATTGAGTTAACCCCTGTGGTTGTTGCAGAACATTGTACTTattatttcactgttgtatttcaGCCACGCAAAATTGAAGAAATAAAAGATTTCCTGCTTACAGCAAGGAGGAAGGATGCCAAGTGTATGTATTACATTGTTGCACACAAGCTCTGCTCTTCTGACACCTTTTCTGACAATTGACTTCAGTATTGTGCACAAGTCTGTACACTCAGTATGTGGAGTTTAACGCTTATGTCTATCATATCTGTATCCACATAGGATTTTGTCTGGAAACTCCCAACTGCGATCCAGTGTTGAATGTTTAGGTTACTTTATTGTTTATTGTCCCACAGCTGTAAAGATCAAGAAGAACAAGGACAATGTCAAGTTCAAGGTGCGTTGCAGCCGATACCTGTACACCCTCGTCATCACAGACAAGGAGAAGGCCGAGAAGCTGAAGCAGTCCCTGCCCCCTGGTAAGATGCGCCACTTTCATCACATGGAATGTGGCATGTTGTATTGGGTTGGTAGTTGGCACAAGGAGTCTGAAATCTGTTTTATAGGACCATCTCTCAAGACCTTTAATCCTGAAGTCTGGTGACAATGTTCAGTCTATAAAGATGTCGTTGTATTGTCAGTGCAGAGTGGTTACAAATTGAATGTGAAGAAGCAATCTGATCTATTGCTATGCAAGTTGTCCAAACACTACATGTTTCTTGGTGCTTGTGGTGCATTTGCACGCTTGCTAGAGTAAGGATAGACCTAAATGCTTAGTTTCAACTTCATCAGAAATTGAGGTCCACCGGTGCATGGACATAAATTCATATGCCTAAGTGTTTTGAGCTGTCTGGGAATATTGGTGGGCAAAACtagaaaattgattaaaaaataaaaaataaaatcttatTACAAAAACACTGCTTCCATTGCCTCTGAtttaagtggaactgacagcgttataactactttgcagatatgaaacaaacagacaatcatcaGTTTAAAATTataaaattcccagtttatgctacaaaactaacttttcaaattgtatttgtcgcatgcgccgaatacaacaggtgtagaccttacagtgaaatgcttacttaaccaacaatgcagttttaagagagAATACAATATGAAATAAtttaaaataaaagtaacaagtaaagtagtGTCATTCCGTGACGCACATTAAGGAATTGTTGGCAGAATAGGtagatgcagttcaatgcatgattaatataattcaccaatacatttcttggtagtccaaaatgtattgctatcaggttgtcaCAGCaagcctggtacattgtttgctgcctccatttgggatgcactgtttcaagactcaatattctggacaaaaaaatgacaaatcTAACTAAGACTGGGAatatcaatacaatcaaactagcaagggcaacaatcacaagtcagtcataacttggttaataggctagcgtatctgtttatgtagcaagctaaaaaccgagcctaatgttagctacatagctagctgctaggaggatgtcatggcATTGGAGGAGGGGTTGAGTGACTAACTTTTCCCGCTCATTGTTTTTCAGTGGCTGTACACAgcgagatgcaggtgtcatttggttagctggcatgaacttgaacgactgttaaaCAGTATATCTCTTGCGTTTGCGAATTAACTCttgctatctactccgatttagtgcagaataactgatgaatttacgaatgctcaaCATCTGCTGAATATGACCGTTGTCAGTCAAAGTAGGAAAAAATAATAGCCACGaatgctctagataacatg belongs to Coregonus clupeaformis isolate EN_2021a chromosome 1, ASM2061545v1, whole genome shotgun sequence and includes:
- the LOC121577732 gene encoding 60S ribosomal protein L38, which translates into the protein MPRKIEEIKDFLLTARRKDAKSVKIKKNKDNVKFKVRCSRYLYTLVITDKEKAEKLKQSLPPGLAVKELK